The Coffea eugenioides isolate CCC68of chromosome 8, Ceug_1.0, whole genome shotgun sequence genome has a segment encoding these proteins:
- the LOC113781298 gene encoding probable LRR receptor-like serine/threonine-protein kinase At2g16250 gives MSRIYDNWERLVGATLLREELRLIAQRTPSDLSLASSIPSPPPSPSPSPSSLARSSFTYDQILQATDNFSSSNLIMYARTGLLFRGALEAGIRVVVKKVDLSLINRTSLMRELEFYNKVSHPRFVPLLGHCLENDNHKFLVYKYMPHTDLHSFWSRNVVPFYRGKNLDWLKWETRLKIARGIAEGLCYLHHKCDPPLVHRNIDASSILLDDDFEVRLGRLHEVCTQAKETNGSRFSRGFERSISGTSDATCAYDVYCFGMVLLELVTGRMKFSLANYRMTNDSMANTLSNVSSLDKKLILNIVDGSLTIDEVLLKEIWAVAFVAKACLDPKPSKRPEMSVVLEALHNPSTVVNGSWKGKRIGLIQFS, from the exons ATGTCCAGAATTTACGACAACTGGGAAAGGCTGGTCGGAGCTACACTCCTCAGGGAGGAGCTCCGGCTCATTGCTCAAAGAACTCCCAGCGATCTTTCTTTAGCATCATCAATACCATCACCACCTCCATCACCATCACCATCACCATCATCGTTGGCCAGGAGTTCATTTACATATGATCAAATTCTCCAAGCCACCGATAACTTCAGCAGCTCCAACTTGATCATGTATGCCCGCACAGGGCTTCTGTTTAGGGGTGCTTTAGAAGCTGGAATTCGGGTAGTAGTGAAGAAAGTTGACTTGTCCTTGATCAATAGAACTTCCTTAATGCGAGAACTAGAATTTTACAACAAAGTTTCTCATCCTAGATTTGTCCCTCTTTTGGGGCATTGCTTGGAGAATGACAATCACAAGTTTCTTGTTTACAAATATATGCCTCATACGGACTTGCACAGCTTTTGGTCCAGGAATGTTGTTCCATTTTACCGCGGTAAGAATTTAGATTGGTTGAAGTGGGAAACGAGATTGAAGATAGCAAGAGGAATTGCAGAGGGTCTGTGCTATTTACACCATAAATGTGATCCACCACTTGTTCATAG AAACATCGATGCTAGTAGCATACTTcttgatgatgattttgaagtgcGGCTGGGGAGACTCCATGAGGTCTGTACTCAAGCGAAAGAGACGAATGGGAGTAGGTTTTCCAG GGGTTTTGAGAGAAGTATTTCTG GTACATCTGATGCAACGTGTGCCTATGATGTTTATTGCTTTGGAATGGTCTTGCTTGAGCTGGTCACAGGCAGGATGAAATTTAGCCTTGCCAATTATCGTATGACAAACGATAGCATGGCAAACACCTTGTCCAACGTTAGTTCACTGGATAAGAAACTTATTCTAAACATCGTAGATGGGTCTTTAACCATAGATGAGGTTCTTTTGAAGGAAATCTGGGCTGTAGCTTTTGTTGCCAAGGCATGCCTGGATCCCAAGCCTTCTAAGCGGCCAGAAATGTCAGTCGTACTCGAGGCTTTACACAATCCTTCAACTGTTGTAAATGGCTCgtggaaaggaaaaagaatcgGATTGATCCAGTTTAGTTAG
- the LOC113780235 gene encoding probable LRR receptor-like serine/threonine-protein kinase At2g16250, whose amino-acid sequence MPHTDLHSFWSRNVVPFYHGNNLDWLKWETRLKIARGVAEGLCYLHHKCDPPLVHRNIDASSILLDHDFEVQLGRLHEVCTQAKETNGSRFSRGFERSISGTSDATCAYDVYCFGMVLLELVTGRMKFSLANYRMTNDSMANTLSNVSSLDKKLILNIVDGSLTIDEVLLKEIWAVAFVAKACLDPKPSKRPEMSVVLEALHNPSTVVNGSWKGKRIGLIQFS is encoded by the exons atgCCTCATACGGACTTGCACAGCTTTTGGTCCAGGAATGTTGTTCCATTTTACCACGGTAACAATTTAGATTGGTTGAAGTGGGAAACGAGATTGAAGATAGCAAGAGGAGTTGCAGAGGGTCTGTGCTATTTACACCATAAATGTGATCCACCACTTGTTCATAG AAACATCGATGCTAGTAGCATACTTCTTGATCATGATTTTGAAGTGCAGCTGGGGAGACTCCATGAGGTCTGTACTCAAGCGAAAGAGACGAATGGGAGTAGGTTTTCCAG GGGTTTTGAGAGAAGTATTTCTG GTACATCTGATGCAACGTGTGCCTATGATGTTTATTGCTTTGGAATGGTCTTGCTTGAGCTGGTCACAGGCAGGATGAAATTTAGCCTTGCCAATTATCGTATGACAAACGATAGCATGGCAAACACCTTGTCCAACGTTAGTTCACTGGATAAGAAACTTATTCTAAACATCGTAGATGGGTCTTTAACCATAGATGAGGTTCTTTTGAAGGAAATCTGGGCTGTAGCTTTTGTTGCCAAGGCATGCCTGGATCCCAAGCCTTCTAAGCGGCCAGAAATGTCAGTCGTACTCGAGGCTTTACACAATCCTTCAACTGTTGTAAATGGCTCgtggaaaggaaaaagaatcgGATTGATCCAGTTTAGTTAG